One segment of Pseudanabaena sp. PCC 6802 DNA contains the following:
- a CDS encoding ISKra4 family transposase (programmed frameshift), which produces MTPEQEKEMQAHVQAIAAILYQNTPSEQLTSLEGIEIAVRQQILEHVSPEIGFFIRTVTGTEAGRRRRVQSSIGQLHLTQKQAQKLKVAPYSQVSPYVERCSLILSANVSYEQAAKDLAMLMGVQISRSTQQRLVHRHEFSPLEVEESVEELSVDGGRIRLRTPLGQPSEWKDYKAVNLHGQAIFATFQDNIALTDWVNRQPLADMVTCIGDGHDGIWNIIAQISIPDSRYEILDWFHLVENLHKIEATAQLLTGVEAFLWRGNVTAAIAELNHLASPQSINFIAYLHKHRHRIPDYWYFQTEQICSIGSGAVESAVKQIARRIKISGAQWNRDNVPQVLKHRSAYLNGSLNLALQN; this is translated from the exons ATGACTCCAGAGCAGGAAAAAGAAATGCAAGCGCACGTTCAAGCTATTGCCGCCATCCTTTATCAGAATACACCATCGGAACAACTAACCAGCTTGGAAGGGATCGAAATCGCTGTGCGGCAGCAAATCCTCGAACATGTCAGCCCAGAAATAGGG TTTTTTATCCGCACAGTTACGGGCACAGAAGCAGGACGCCGCAGGCGAGTGCAAAGCAGCATCGGACAGCTCCACCTCACGCAAAAGCAAGCGCAGAAGCTCAAAGTAGCCCCCTATAGCCAGGTGAGCCCGTATGTGGAAAGATGTAGCCTGATCTTGAGTGCGAATGTATCCTACGAACAAGCCGCCAAAGACTTAGCCATGTTGATGGGAGTGCAAATATCGCGCAGTACACAACAGCGCCTGGTGCATCGCCATGAATTTAGCCCCCTAGAGGTAGAAGAGTCGGTCGAGGAATTAAGTGTCGATGGAGGCAGAATCAGACTGCGCACGCCACTTGGACAGCCAAGTGAGTGGAAGGACTATAAAGCTGTGAACTTGCATGGACAAGCCATATTTGCCACATTTCAAGATAACATTGCCTTAACAGACTGGGTAAATCGACAGCCTTTAGCAGATATGGTTACCTGTATTGGGGATGGACATGATGGGATTTGGAATATTATTGCCCAGATCTCTATACCTGATAGTCGCTATGAAATCTTGGACTGGTTCCATTTGGTGGAAAACCTGCATAAAATTGAGGCTACAGCTCAACTTTTGACTGGGGTCGAAGCTTTTTTGTGGCGGGGTAATGTGACTGCAGCTATTGCTGAGCTCAATCACTTAGCTAGTCCTCAGAGCATCAATTTTATTGCTTATCTGCACAAGCATCGCCATCGTATTCCTGATTATTGGTATTTCCAAACCGAGCAGATTTGCTCTATTGGTTCTGGCGCAGTGGAATCTGCTGTTAAGCAAATCGCTAGACGCATCAAAATCTCTGGCGCTCAATGGAACCGTGATAATGTGCCACAAGTCCTCAAACACCGTTCTGCTTACCTTAATGGCTCTCTTAACCTTGCCTTGCAAAACTGA
- a CDS encoding GFA family protein produces MDRSQTYEGGCHCGAIRFRVRVKKYEAVECNCSMCQKKGILHLIVPPEDFQLLQGSESLTTYTFNTGTAKHTFCRVCGIHPFYRPRSHPDSFDVNVRCLDGDAISLFRIVPFDGKNWEQNIHQLTQSQNSNS; encoded by the coding sequence ATGGATAGATCGCAAACCTACGAAGGTGGTTGTCACTGCGGCGCAATTCGCTTTCGCGTCCGCGTCAAGAAATACGAGGCCGTTGAATGCAACTGCTCGATGTGTCAAAAGAAAGGTATTCTCCACCTCATCGTGCCACCCGAAGACTTTCAACTACTGCAAGGCAGTGAATCCCTCACCACTTACACTTTCAACACAGGCACTGCCAAGCATACTTTTTGTCGCGTTTGCGGTATTCATCCATTTTATCGACCGCGATCGCACCCCGATAGCTTTGATGTAAATGTACGTTGTTTAGATGGCGATGCTATTTCTCTGTTTCGGATCGTGCCATTTGATGGCAAAAACTGGGAACAGAACATCCACCAGTTAACCCAATCTCAAAATTCCAATTCTTGA
- a CDS encoding Uma2 family endonuclease, whose protein sequence is MTVAVDKTEEKVEKKVWTDEEFMALPDDGNRYEIVDGELIVMANSGMEHGHLAQLLGYFLTGFVLSHKLGVTCDSSTAFKMKAGNKRSPDLSFISKERLQGLKRLPKGFFEGSPDLAIEIISPSNTFEEIHSKLVEYFENGTRLAWVINPDEESALVYRSPKPTRLLKLEDNLDGEEIVPGFTLPLSQLFQELEF, encoded by the coding sequence ATGACAGTTGCAGTAGATAAGACAGAAGAAAAAGTAGAAAAGAAGGTCTGGACGGATGAGGAATTTATGGCGCTGCCGGATGACGGAAACCGCTATGAAATTGTGGATGGAGAATTAATCGTAATGGCAAACTCTGGAATGGAGCACGGACATCTTGCTCAATTGCTTGGCTACTTTCTTACAGGCTTTGTTCTGAGTCACAAACTTGGTGTTACTTGTGATTCCAGTACCGCCTTTAAAATGAAAGCAGGCAATAAAAGATCTCCCGATCTTTCTTTTATCTCGAAAGAACGCTTGCAGGGGTTGAAACGATTACCAAAAGGCTTTTTTGAAGGTTCTCCCGATCTGGCGATCGAGATTATCTCGCCGAGTAATACCTTTGAAGAAATTCATAGTAAATTAGTGGAATACTTTGAGAATGGCACGCGCTTGGCATGGGTAATTAATCCTGATGAGGAATCAGCTCTGGTGTATCGCAGTCCCAAACCGACAAGGCTTTTAAAGCTGGAAGATAATCTGGATGGGGAAGAAATTGTACCGGGGTTTACTTTGCCTTTAAGCCAACTGTTTCAAGAATTGGAATTTTGA